In Streptomyces sp. P3, one DNA window encodes the following:
- a CDS encoding acyl-CoA thioesterase — protein MTDQVTAADSGSTPDIPGKPTSASRTTLSHIMTHNDTNLLGTVHGGVIMKLVDDAAGAVAGRHSGGPAVTASMDEMAFLEPVRVGDLVHVKAQVNWTGRTSMEVGVRVLAERWNESAPATQVGSAYLVFAAVDADGKPRTVPPVLPETERDRRRFQEAQIRRTHRLARRRAIMELRERRISEGLED, from the coding sequence ATGACAGACCAGGTCACCGCAGCGGACTCGGGCAGCACCCCGGACATCCCGGGCAAGCCCACGTCGGCGTCCCGCACCACCCTCAGCCACATCATGACCCACAACGACACCAACCTCCTCGGCACGGTGCACGGCGGTGTGATCATGAAGCTCGTCGACGACGCGGCGGGCGCCGTGGCCGGCCGGCACTCCGGTGGCCCCGCCGTCACCGCGTCGATGGACGAGATGGCGTTTCTGGAGCCGGTCCGCGTCGGCGACCTCGTCCATGTGAAGGCGCAGGTCAACTGGACCGGCCGGACGTCGATGGAGGTCGGCGTGCGGGTCCTGGCCGAACGCTGGAACGAGTCCGCACCGGCCACCCAGGTCGGCTCGGCCTACCTGGTGTTCGCCGCCGTCGACGCCGACGGGAAGCCGCGCACGGTCCCGCCGGTCCTTCCTGAGACGGAACGCGACAGGCGGCGCTTCCAGGAGGCCCAGATCCGCCGCACCCACCGCCTGGCCCGCCGCCGGGCGATCATGGAACTGCGCGAGCGCCGGATCTCGGAGGGACTCGAGGACTGA
- a CDS encoding glycosyltransferase family 2 protein yields MNAKPDVQLPAVSVIMPVLNEERHLRGAVQAILAQEYAGEMEVVIAIGPSTDRTDEIAAQLVAEDSRVHTVPNPTGRTPAALNAAIKASRHPIVVRVDGHGMLSPNYIATAVRLLEETGAQNVGGIMHAEGENDWEHAVAAAMTSKIGVGNAAFHTGGQAGPAETVYLGVFRREALEQQGGYNEEFIRAQDWELNFRIREAGGLIWFSPELRVSYRPRPSVKALAKQYKDYGRWRHVVARYHEGSINLRYLAPPTAVCAIAAGIVVGAALTPLGFVIPGGYLAAIVAGSLPAGRGLPAKARLQIPLALATMHMSWGLGFLTSPKALARRVIASRRPAVLSDR; encoded by the coding sequence ATGAACGCCAAGCCCGACGTGCAGCTCCCCGCCGTGTCCGTCATCATGCCCGTCCTCAACGAGGAGCGGCATCTGCGCGGAGCAGTCCAAGCGATCCTCGCGCAGGAGTACGCAGGCGAGATGGAGGTCGTGATCGCCATCGGTCCGTCCACGGACCGGACGGACGAGATCGCCGCCCAGCTCGTCGCGGAGGACTCCCGCGTGCACACGGTCCCCAATCCCACCGGGCGCACGCCCGCCGCGCTGAACGCCGCGATCAAGGCCTCCCGCCATCCGATCGTCGTCCGCGTCGACGGGCACGGGATGCTCTCGCCGAACTACATCGCCACCGCCGTGCGGCTCCTGGAGGAGACCGGCGCGCAGAACGTCGGCGGCATCATGCACGCCGAGGGCGAGAACGACTGGGAGCACGCCGTCGCCGCGGCCATGACGTCGAAGATCGGGGTCGGCAACGCCGCCTTCCACACGGGAGGGCAGGCCGGTCCCGCCGAGACCGTGTACCTCGGTGTCTTCCGGCGCGAGGCGCTGGAGCAACAGGGCGGTTACAACGAGGAGTTCATCCGCGCCCAGGACTGGGAGCTGAACTTCCGGATCCGGGAGGCCGGCGGTCTCATCTGGTTCTCGCCGGAGCTGCGGGTGTCCTACCGGCCCCGGCCCAGCGTGAAGGCGCTCGCCAAGCAGTACAAGGACTACGGGCGTTGGCGGCACGTCGTGGCCCGCTACCACGAGGGCTCCATCAACCTGCGCTACCTCGCCCCGCCCACGGCGGTGTGCGCGATAGCCGCCGGGATCGTGGTGGGCGCCGCGCTCACCCCGCTGGGCTTCGTGATCCCCGGCGGCTACCTCGCGGCGATCGTCGCCGGGTCGCTGCCGGCCGGCCGGGGTCTGCCGGCGAAGGCGCGGCTGCAGATTCCCCTCGCTCTCGCCACCATGCACATGTCGTGGGGCCTCGGCTTCCTGACCAGCCCGAAGGCGCTGGCCCGGAGGGTCATCGCGTCCCGGCGGCCGGCGGTCCTCAGCGATAGGTGA
- a CDS encoding LCP family protein, translated as MDAQGRGRADDIDPADQWVLNPDTGEYELRLGASGAQSTVPRPRGSAADRVGGPDRARGRTAASDRESSSPQQPQNADLPGPRRRRGAPPPEEPASRRGRRPVKKKSKAKKILVWTGGTMAFVLIGVAGAGYLYLKHLEGNVTTTDVGSAGKSGFSKDEAFNILIIGTDKRTGKGNEGYGDKGSVGHADTNILLHVSKDRTNATALSIPRDLIVDVPNCPTKQPDGSEKDIPGTHNVRFNTSLGQDGRDAGCTMRTVKEVTGITVDHFMMADFNAVKTLTTAVGGVEVCLAHSVNDKESKLKLPAGESVVEGEQALAFVRTRHSFGNQGDLDRIKVQQQFLSSLMRKMSSSDTLTSPTKLVSLAEAATKALTVDTGIGKVSTLKDVALQLKKVPPKNITFLTVPVIDNPAEKVKATVVVDQTRAPQVFQMITSDTSFTEVKKEAAKEKAAIAARLKGTKSAASDVRVRILNGGAPGGSAQEQLTWLQTEADVTKSENAGNAGAVQSTTTLEYAPDQADQARRLADIMGLSGAAMKPGKSVTNAQGKPTMTLVLGKDFKGAGVKLNSSTVATPDVEKSTADKVQCAR; from the coding sequence GTGGACGCGCAAGGCCGTGGGCGGGCGGACGACATCGATCCCGCAGACCAGTGGGTACTCAACCCGGACACCGGTGAATACGAACTGCGACTGGGCGCTTCCGGAGCGCAGTCGACCGTCCCCCGACCGCGTGGATCCGCCGCGGACCGGGTCGGCGGCCCGGACCGGGCGCGCGGCCGCACGGCGGCGTCCGACCGGGAGTCGTCGTCGCCCCAGCAGCCGCAGAACGCGGACCTCCCGGGCCCCAGAAGGCGCCGTGGCGCACCACCGCCGGAGGAGCCGGCGAGCCGGCGCGGCCGGCGTCCGGTGAAGAAGAAGTCGAAGGCGAAGAAGATCCTGGTGTGGACCGGCGGCACCATGGCGTTCGTCCTGATCGGCGTCGCCGGGGCGGGCTACCTGTACCTCAAGCACCTCGAAGGCAACGTCACCACGACGGACGTCGGCAGCGCGGGCAAGAGCGGCTTCAGCAAGGACGAGGCCTTCAACATCCTGATCATCGGCACCGACAAGCGCACCGGCAAGGGCAACGAGGGGTACGGCGACAAGGGCAGTGTCGGTCACGCCGACACCAACATCCTGCTGCACGTCTCCAAGGACCGTACGAACGCGACCGCGCTGAGCATCCCGCGCGACTTGATCGTCGACGTCCCGAACTGCCCGACGAAGCAGCCCGACGGCAGTGAGAAGGACATCCCGGGTACGCACAACGTCCGCTTCAACACCAGCCTCGGTCAGGACGGCCGGGACGCGGGCTGCACCATGCGCACCGTCAAGGAGGTCACCGGCATCACGGTGGACCACTTCATGATGGCGGACTTCAACGCGGTGAAGACGCTGACGACGGCGGTGGGCGGGGTCGAGGTGTGCCTCGCGCACTCCGTCAACGACAAGGAGTCGAAGCTGAAGCTCCCCGCCGGCGAGTCGGTGGTCGAGGGTGAGCAGGCGCTGGCGTTCGTGCGCACCCGGCACAGCTTCGGCAACCAGGGCGACCTCGACCGCATCAAGGTGCAGCAGCAGTTCCTGAGTTCCCTCATGCGCAAGATGTCCTCCAGCGACACCCTCACCAGCCCCACGAAACTGGTGAGTCTGGCCGAGGCCGCCACGAAGGCGCTGACCGTCGACACGGGCATCGGCAAGGTCAGCACGCTGAAGGACGTGGCGCTGCAGCTGAAGAAGGTCCCCCCGAAGAACATCACGTTCCTGACGGTGCCCGTGATCGACAACCCGGCCGAGAAGGTCAAGGCGACCGTCGTCGTCGACCAGACGCGTGCGCCCCAGGTCTTCCAGATGATCACGAGCGACACGTCCTTCACCGAGGTGAAGAAGGAGGCGGCGAAGGAGAAGGCCGCCATCGCCGCCCGCCTCAAGGGCACGAAGTCCGCCGCCTCGGACGTGCGTGTGCGGATCCTCAACGGCGGTGCCCCCGGGGGCAGTGCGCAGGAGCAGCTGACCTGGCTGCAGACCGAGGCGGACGTGACCAAGTCCGAGAACGCCGGCAACGCGGGGGCCGTCCAGAGCACGACGACGCTCGAGTACGCACCCGACCAGGCGGACCAGGCACGCCGGCTGGCGGACATCATGGGCCTGTCCGGAGCGGCGATGAAGCCGGGCAAGAGCGTCACCAACGCCCAGGGAAAGCCGACGATGACCCTCGTCCTCGGCAAGGACTTCAAGGGCGCCGGGGTGAAGCTGAACTCCTCCACCGTGGCCACGCCGGACGTGGAGAAGTCCACGGCGGACAAGGTCCAGTGCGCCCGCTGA
- a CDS encoding LCP family protein: MSATPPRSPRRPRPQRRVPPPPARRRRPRWAARAATTLSVVLLASAGIGHSVISSLDAGIARVDPFKDMKNRPRAGHGMNVLLVGTDGRDRISAAERRRYRLGGAPCHCTDTIMILHVSEDRERASVVSLPRDSYAETPPHTDQVTGNEHRGHPIRINAAYAEGGPQLTVRTVENMTRVKIDHYLEVDFTSFMKTVDVLGGVKICTATHLKDTYTGLDLEPGVHTLEGGEALQYVRSRHADASSDLGRMKRQQRFLAALLDRATSSGVLLNPLRFRDVTRAVLGSVRADRGFGADELLDLGRAMRTFSPSSSEFVTVPIGQMGYFVKGIGSTLKWDPVKSRRLFRALRDDKPLAAHARRLDRRVARVEVAPQQVRVQVENGTRTTGLGRRVDAALAATGFRTTGQPVSAADPTVRRTVVAYDPRWDRSAKSLATALPHSELRAVKGLGPTLKVTAGADFRGVRTVRATDPEHAEFTVLRGDEVGCS; this comes from the coding sequence ATGTCCGCCACACCGCCCCGGTCCCCGCGCCGCCCCCGCCCGCAGCGCCGCGTGCCCCCTCCTCCCGCCCGACGCCGGCGTCCCCGCTGGGCCGCGCGGGCGGCGACCACGCTCTCGGTGGTGCTGCTCGCCTCCGCGGGCATCGGCCACTCGGTGATCAGCAGCCTCGACGCCGGTATCGCCCGGGTCGACCCCTTCAAGGACATGAAGAACCGCCCGCGGGCCGGCCACGGCATGAACGTGCTGCTGGTCGGCACCGACGGCCGCGACCGGATCAGCGCGGCGGAGCGCCGCCGGTACCGCCTGGGCGGGGCGCCCTGCCACTGCACCGACACCATCATGATCCTGCACGTCTCGGAGGACCGGGAGCGGGCCAGCGTGGTCAGCCTCCCGCGCGACTCCTACGCCGAGACGCCCCCGCACACCGACCAGGTCACCGGCAACGAACACCGCGGCCACCCCATCAGGATCAACGCGGCCTACGCGGAGGGCGGTCCGCAGCTGACCGTCCGCACGGTCGAGAACATGACGCGCGTCAAGATCGACCACTATCTGGAGGTCGACTTCACCAGCTTCATGAAGACCGTGGACGTTCTCGGCGGCGTGAAGATCTGCACGGCGACGCACCTGAAGGACACGTACACCGGCCTGGACCTGGAGCCGGGCGTGCACACCCTCGAGGGCGGCGAGGCCCTGCAGTACGTGCGCTCACGGCACGCCGACGCCTCCTCCGACCTCGGCCGGATGAAGCGTCAACAGCGCTTCCTGGCGGCCCTGCTGGACCGGGCCACCTCCTCGGGGGTGCTGCTGAACCCGCTGAGGTTTCGCGACGTGACCCGGGCGGTGCTCGGTTCGGTCCGGGCCGACCGGGGCTTCGGCGCGGACGAACTGCTGGACCTCGGGCGGGCCATGCGCACCTTCTCCCCGTCCTCCTCCGAGTTCGTCACCGTCCCCATCGGACAGATGGGGTACTTCGTGAAGGGTATCGGCTCGACGCTGAAGTGGGACCCGGTGAAGTCGCGGCGCCTCTTCCGGGCCCTGCGTGACGACAAGCCCCTCGCCGCGCACGCCCGGCGGCTCGACCGCCGGGTCGCGCGCGTGGAGGTGGCGCCGCAGCAGGTCCGCGTCCAGGTGGAGAACGGCACGCGCACCACGGGACTCGGCAGGCGGGTGGACGCGGCGCTCGCGGCGACGGGCTTCCGCACGACCGGGCAGCCGGTGAGCGCGGCCGACCCGACCGTCCGGCGCACGGTCGTCGCCTACGACCCGCGCTGGGACCGCTCCGCGAAGTCCCTCGCGACCGCCCTGCCGCACAGTGAGCTGCGGGCCGTCAAGGGGCTCGGGCCGACGCTGAAGGTGACCGCCGGGGCGGACTTCCGGGGCGTGCGCACGGTCCGGGCCACCGACCCGGAGCACGCGGAGTTCACCGTCCTACGCGGCGACGAGGTGGGCTGCTCCTAG
- a CDS encoding LCP family protein: MTYSGGGRGPLGPGTGASADGRGLARRRRRRWARYGAGAGAVVVLGVGVAGWAVYMKLDGNITPDNAAAAELARYAKERPTSLVKDAQNILVIGSDSRSGDGNGKYGRDSGTERSDTTILLHLAAGRRSATAVSLPRDLMVDVPGCLRRDGKRAEPTFAMFNYAFQSGGSACAIRTVERLTGVRIDHHVVVDFSGFKDMVDAVDGVQVCLKAPISDKAAKLRLPAGKVTLNGEQALGYVRARKSLGDGSDTERMERQQRFLGALVNKVQSNDVLLNPVKLYPLLDAATSSLTTDPDLASLRGLYALVRGLRHIPTENVQFLTVPREPYVHDANRDQLVRPEAEKLFDRLRTDTPISVSQKIPTGSPLPGSGDHVAYRSAWTTGTAFGTVSPTPPAPTFRGNTAAEDDCG; encoded by the coding sequence GTGACGTACTCCGGTGGTGGGCGTGGGCCCCTCGGGCCGGGGACGGGGGCGTCCGCCGACGGGCGGGGGCTCGCGCGGCGGCGTCGGCGGCGGTGGGCGCGGTACGGGGCGGGGGCGGGGGCCGTGGTCGTACTGGGGGTCGGAGTGGCCGGCTGGGCCGTCTACATGAAGCTCGACGGCAACATCACGCCCGACAACGCGGCCGCGGCGGAGCTCGCGCGGTACGCGAAGGAACGGCCGACCTCGCTGGTGAAGGACGCGCAGAACATCCTGGTCATCGGGTCCGACTCGCGTTCGGGGGACGGGAACGGGAAGTACGGGCGGGACTCCGGGACCGAGCGGTCCGACACCACGATCCTGCTGCATCTGGCCGCCGGGCGGCGCAGCGCGACCGCCGTCTCACTGCCGCGTGACCTGATGGTGGACGTGCCGGGGTGCCTGCGGCGGGACGGCAAGCGGGCGGAGCCGACGTTCGCCATGTTCAACTACGCCTTCCAGAGCGGGGGTTCGGCCTGCGCCATCCGGACGGTGGAGAGGCTGACCGGAGTGCGCATCGACCATCACGTCGTCGTCGACTTCAGCGGGTTCAAGGACATGGTCGACGCCGTGGACGGGGTGCAGGTCTGCCTGAAGGCGCCGATCAGCGACAAGGCCGCCAAGCTGCGGCTGCCCGCCGGAAAGGTCACGTTGAACGGGGAGCAGGCGCTGGGGTACGTGCGGGCCCGCAAGTCGCTCGGGGACGGCAGCGACACCGAACGGATGGAACGGCAGCAACGGTTCCTGGGGGCGCTCGTCAACAAGGTGCAGAGCAATGACGTCCTGCTGAACCCGGTGAAGCTGTATCCGTTGCTGGACGCGGCCACGTCCTCGCTCACCACCGACCCGGATCTGGCGAGTCTGCGCGGCCTGTACGCACTGGTGCGCGGCCTGCGGCACATTCCTACCGAAAACGTGCAGTTTCTGACTGTTCCACGTGAGCCGTATGTCCACGACGCGAACCGTGACCAACTGGTGCGGCCCGAGGCGGAGAAGCTCTTCGACCGACTGCGGACCGACACACCGATCTCGGTTTCTCAGAAAATTCCCACGGGCTCCCCCCTCCCGGGGTCGGGCGACCACGTTGCGTATCGATCGGCGTGGACGACCGGAACGGCTTTCGGGACGGTTTCGCCCACTCCGCCCGCTCCCACCTTCCGCGGCAACACCGCCGCCGAGGACGACTGCGGGTAA
- a CDS encoding LCP family protein produces MSLAPQDRDVSAEAGGPGGNGRRRQGRGTDRPRRRRRVLRWSAIVLAVVISGTAGAGYLYYQHLNGNIQKGERSSGDSKAKKTAANTAGQTPLNILLIGSDSRNSDENVALGGSRDNRGNPPLGDVQMLIHLSADRKSAAVVSIPRDTRVDIPRCKDAETGKTYPKINTIINESLARGGAGCTLATWQNLTGVYIDHWMTIDFSGVVRMADAIGGVEVCVKQNVWDRGGSGLKMKAGTKNVEGEQALQWLRTRHAWGSDLLRARAQHMYLNSMIRTLQHQNVFTDTGRLMNLAEAATKSLKVSEEIGTVKKLYDLGMQLKTVPANRITMTTMPNVEDPRDRNHVVPAGADAEKVWAMIRDDVPFDANGSASDAKKPATGEKLSKDPAAPDDKIAVQVRNGTRSGTRAAVPGRAGTIARQLTGKGFTQAVADSSALLDMDRTVVRYPSADLEGDAQRVAKALGIPMGSVERTSDTSGVTVVVGADWRSGTAYPKQAAPKAGDIPDNADAINGSDSTPCMDVYSPYRW; encoded by the coding sequence ATGTCCCTCGCGCCGCAGGATCGCGACGTGTCGGCCGAAGCGGGAGGGCCCGGCGGAAACGGGCGTCGCCGACAGGGCCGCGGAACCGACCGGCCTCGTCGCAGACGACGTGTACTTCGCTGGTCCGCGATAGTGCTCGCGGTGGTGATATCGGGGACCGCCGGTGCCGGATACCTGTACTACCAGCACCTGAACGGCAACATCCAGAAGGGCGAGCGCAGCAGCGGCGACTCGAAGGCGAAGAAGACGGCGGCCAACACGGCCGGGCAGACGCCGCTGAACATCCTGCTGATCGGCTCCGACAGCCGTAACTCCGACGAGAACGTGGCGCTCGGTGGCAGCAGGGACAACCGCGGCAACCCGCCCCTGGGCGATGTGCAGATGCTCATTCACCTGTCCGCCGACCGCAAGAGCGCCGCGGTGGTGAGCATCCCCCGTGACACCCGGGTCGACATCCCCCGGTGCAAGGACGCGGAGACCGGCAAGACCTATCCGAAGATCAACACCATCATCAACGAGTCGCTGGCCCGTGGCGGCGCCGGTTGCACGCTGGCCACCTGGCAGAACCTCACCGGTGTCTACATCGACCACTGGATGACGATCGACTTCTCGGGCGTGGTGCGCATGGCGGACGCCATCGGCGGCGTCGAGGTCTGCGTGAAGCAGAACGTGTGGGACCGCGGGGGCTCCGGCCTGAAGATGAAGGCCGGCACGAAGAACGTCGAGGGCGAGCAGGCACTCCAGTGGCTGCGCACCCGCCACGCCTGGGGCAGTGACCTCCTGCGGGCCCGCGCCCAGCACATGTACCTGAACTCGATGATCCGCACGCTGCAGCACCAGAACGTCTTCACCGACACGGGCCGGCTGATGAACCTGGCCGAGGCGGCCACGAAGTCCCTGAAGGTCTCCGAGGAGATCGGCACGGTCAAGAAGCTGTACGACCTGGGCATGCAGCTCAAGACGGTGCCGGCGAACCGCATCACCATGACGACGATGCCGAACGTCGAGGACCCGCGGGACCGCAACCACGTGGTGCCGGCCGGCGCCGACGCCGAGAAGGTGTGGGCGATGATCCGCGACGACGTGCCGTTCGACGCCAACGGATCGGCCTCGGACGCGAAGAAGCCGGCGACCGGGGAGAAGCTCTCCAAGGATCCGGCGGCACCCGACGACAAGATCGCCGTGCAGGTGCGCAACGGCACGCGGAGCGGCACACGGGCCGCGGTGCCCGGGCGGGCCGGCACGATCGCCAGGCAGCTCACCGGCAAGGGGTTCACGCAGGCGGTGGCGGACTCCTCGGCACTGCTCGACATGGACAGGACGGTCGTCCGCTACCCCAGCGCGGACCTGGAGGGTGACGCCCAGCGCGTCGCCAAGGCGCTGGGCATTCCGATGGGTTCGGTGGAACGCACCAGCGACACCTCGGGGGTCACCGTCGTCGTGGGCGCCGACTGGCGTTCGGGGACGGCCTATCCCAAGCAGGCGGCGCCGAAGGCCGGGGACATCCCCGACAACGCCGACGCCATCAACGGGTCGGACAGCACTCCCTGCATGGACGTGTACTCGCCCTACCGCTGGTAG
- a CDS encoding four-helix bundle copper-binding protein: MTQPGTMNAMSSQMQDCVEACMSCHSMCEETMSSCMQMGGQAQMQIMRALLDCSETTRMCADMMMRRSPMATEMCAMCAKACDMCAEACMAMPDDPQMTRCAESCRRCAEMCRTMAGATM, encoded by the coding sequence ATGACCCAGCCCGGAACCATGAACGCCATGAGCAGCCAGATGCAGGACTGCGTCGAGGCCTGCATGTCCTGCCACAGCATGTGCGAGGAGACCATGAGCTCCTGCATGCAGATGGGCGGCCAGGCCCAGATGCAGATCATGCGCGCACTGCTGGACTGCTCCGAGACCACCCGCATGTGCGCCGACATGATGATGCGGCGCTCGCCCATGGCGACCGAGATGTGCGCGATGTGCGCCAAGGCGTGCGACATGTGCGCCGAGGCGTGTATGGCCATGCCGGACGATCCTCAGATGACGCGCTGCGCGGAGTCCTGTCGCCGCTGCGCCGAGATGTGCCGCACGATGGCCGGCGCCACGATGTGA
- a CDS encoding TIGR03089 family protein produces MTATDRTPADLLRSALAADPARPLVTFYDDATGERVELSVATFANWVAKTANLLQDGLSAEPGDRVALLLPAHWQTAVWLLACASVGVVADIEGDPARADHVVAGPGRFEAGLACRGERYALSLAPLGRRFVPGPPEGYDDYAVNVPSFGDRFAPYAPVDPEEPALIVAGAEYTGAEIVERARAEASGLGLTGPGARLLSGLPYDTWEGLSAGLYAPLASGGSVVLCRNLAEADEEVVARRIEAERVSATAR; encoded by the coding sequence GTGACTGCCACCGATCGCACCCCTGCCGACCTGCTGCGTTCCGCGCTCGCCGCCGATCCCGCACGCCCCCTGGTGACCTTCTACGACGACGCCACGGGCGAGCGGGTCGAATTGTCCGTGGCCACGTTCGCCAACTGGGTGGCCAAGACCGCCAACCTCCTTCAGGACGGCCTCTCCGCCGAGCCCGGCGACCGGGTCGCACTGCTGTTGCCCGCGCACTGGCAGACGGCGGTGTGGCTGCTGGCGTGCGCCTCGGTCGGCGTCGTCGCGGACATCGAGGGGGACCCCGCACGCGCCGACCACGTCGTCGCCGGGCCCGGCCGGTTCGAGGCGGGGCTGGCTTGCCGGGGCGAGCGGTACGCGCTGTCGCTCGCCCCGCTCGGACGCCGGTTCGTGCCGGGACCTCCCGAGGGCTACGACGACTACGCGGTGAACGTCCCGAGTTTCGGGGACCGATTCGCGCCCTACGCTCCCGTGGACCCCGAGGAGCCCGCGCTGATCGTGGCCGGGGCGGAGTACACCGGCGCGGAGATCGTGGAACGCGCGCGGGCGGAGGCGTCGGGGCTGGGCCTGACGGGACCCGGGGCGCGGCTGCTGTCGGGGCTGCCGTACGACACGTGGGAGGGGCTCAGCGCCGGGCTCTACGCGCCGCTGGCGAGCGGGGGGTCGGTGGTGCTCTGCCGGAACCTGGCGGAGGCCGACGAGGAGGTCGTGGCGAGGCGGATCGAGGCGGAGCGGGTGTCCGCGACGGCCCGGTAG
- a CDS encoding LCP family protein: MNDWPEGWSDRDRGNRYGGGSANAQPESPRVMRQVRRGPAAPPQGAGVPPQPSYVNGQGYGDYTDARQTGYDSGYNTGQVYGGDGGDGGGSGGYADGGPRPAPNWRRRVKWTAITVVTVLVVTTVGTYFWADGKLKREVDLSKVIDRPEGGDGTNYLIVGSDSREGMSAEEKKKLHTGSAEGKRTDSMMILHVGSGGDTLISLPRDSDVELPTFVGSESGKTYKGTGRHIKLNAAYATDGPELLVRTIEFNTGLRIDHYVEIGFAGFASIVDAVGGVEITIDKAFKDKYSGADFQAGKQKLNGEEALAFVRTRHAFAASDLQRTKNQQKFLAALAHEVATPGTVLNPFKLYPTMGAGLDSLIVDKDMGLYDLGSMFFAMKGVNGGDGTSLNMPISGSSGGNLVWDKAKVKQLVNELNNDEKVTVTGN; encoded by the coding sequence ATGAACGATTGGCCCGAGGGATGGTCCGACAGGGACCGCGGCAACCGGTACGGCGGCGGCAGCGCGAACGCGCAGCCCGAGAGCCCGCGAGTCATGCGGCAGGTCCGCCGCGGCCCGGCCGCGCCGCCGCAGGGCGCCGGCGTCCCGCCGCAGCCGTCGTACGTCAACGGCCAGGGATACGGCGACTACACCGACGCCCGCCAGACCGGATACGACAGCGGCTACAACACGGGCCAGGTCTACGGCGGTGACGGCGGCGACGGCGGGGGGAGCGGCGGATACGCCGACGGTGGGCCGCGGCCCGCGCCGAACTGGCGCCGCCGTGTCAAGTGGACGGCGATCACCGTCGTGACCGTGCTGGTCGTGACGACGGTGGGTACCTACTTCTGGGCCGACGGGAAGCTGAAGCGCGAGGTCGACCTGTCGAAGGTCATCGACCGGCCCGAGGGCGGCGACGGCACCAACTACCTGATCGTCGGCTCCGACAGCCGCGAGGGCATGTCCGCCGAGGAGAAGAAGAAGCTGCACACCGGCTCCGCCGAGGGCAAGCGCACCGACTCGATGATGATCCTGCACGTCGGGTCGGGCGGCGACACCCTGATCTCGCTGCCGCGCGACTCGGACGTCGAGCTCCCGACGTTCGTCGGTTCCGAGTCCGGCAAGACGTACAAGGGCACCGGCCGGCACATCAAGCTGAACGCCGCGTACGCCACGGACGGCCCCGAGCTGCTGGTGCGCACGATCGAGTTCAACACCGGCCTGCGCATCGACCACTACGTGGAGATCGGCTTCGCCGGCTTCGCGAGCATCGTGGACGCGGTCGGCGGCGTCGAGATCACCATCGACAAGGCCTTCAAGGACAAGTACTCCGGCGCCGACTTCCAGGCGGGCAAGCAGAAGCTGAACGGCGAGGAGGCGCTGGCCTTCGTCCGCACCCGCCACGCGTTCGCCGCGTCCGACCTGCAGCGCACCAAGAACCAGCAGAAGTTCCTCGCGGCCCTCGCCCACGAGGTGGCGACCCCCGGCACGGTCCTGAACCCCTTCAAGCTGTACCCGACGATGGGCGCCGGCCTCGACTCGCTCATCGTCGACAAGGACATGGGGCTGTACGACCTCGGGTCCATGTTCTTCGCGATGAAGGGCGTCAACGGCGGCGACGGCACCTCGCTGAACATGCCGATCTCGGGCTCCTCCGGCGGCAACCTCGTCTGGGACAAGGCGAAGGTGAAGCAGCTGGTGAACGAGCTGAACAACGACGAGAAGGTCACCGTCACGGGCAACTGA